From the genome of Antennarius striatus isolate MH-2024 chromosome 19, ASM4005453v1, whole genome shotgun sequence, one region includes:
- the akap12b gene encoding A-kinase anchor protein 12b isoform X2 — MLGTITLTVGQPDGVSVAQKEEASENMDTIQDEVAPQVNVEKESPDVGDISVVEEKAAEEKPDDTNEVGFKKIFRFVGFKFTLKKDKSEEKDPVKLLTVKDKEGEEVSKANELTKEEEVVTVEEKSTAEKIEVDSEASTVKAEVNGDADKAETADAPAEDTAIEVIDEKVKEGETEKETETTQPVQETTLSSFRKLFNGGLFSNLRKKASIKKTKDEEDKETAVEEETVKLEETSATVEEKVEKDEVEQEPKEAVPVTTVEEETEPKEATLEVVKSETDSSVMAETPAETPAETTTTEEPKQEKAKAEACAEEEKAPAVVLVEPELLSSQEKSKPQGSPLKKLFTGAGLKKLSTKKQKTKKDNESKLTESGEQVTEQLQSSSDSADAPKAESGPSSPEDSGEHVIAVAVPQTESSQETDVEVASDGEKKKEGIIAWSSFKKLVTPKRRVKRSSESDDEATSEKPAKTATLSSSESAALADKSVEEETKEDKPTEEEPKTENTEKLLSSTEEPKKKMDTSVSWEALMCMGGPKKRTRKTSDSDDEETKIEEELQAPVEEEVESKTEAAIETSQNAECEGEVSPPEPASSPQERESAWDTLKRMVMPKNKAKSEEKPEESTEQVQSDSEAPKDESSFSLKKFLPGRRKKKSEKQASAEQGSGEEDSDTPAVVPLSEYNEQPVEAEQETPTEPAVDVVAEPAVVQTKLSAEERSPSWIPAIVEDTDHKLDDLSDIPEEAENAVTPKSVDTDITEEEIKSESLDAIEQKLSIAEVKPVIAAAEATPVPQEPTPESVTKIIEDIEVSEIPTKITVTTDDVPTQVVSEKTECLLEAESKTNIILESHSCEDAVAICTGLETKDIAEIATEEPVIPIIESVGVMCDTISTNVPEVEPQPSPEEAIVTEDVVVMTQVQQSETIVVESTVETSLGEVMDIQEASENCEAEIETAMIDITEENELITHVTIPSQEVPVITETVVLVAPESDHVPTSEVVTVIETIGDEQMQVQEINEKDSAIETMEATTLQTVDSEVCDVIDQATEKTDEIKKEVQEETEIEAQSMVIAQAVIQDAMGRVSDNAPEPNDPTNAAITIHESAQAVATTEKEIELSTDNAVISDVSVMVACEKSPETLCVAMEVIDTVLVEDVTSLDTSVAEEKREEELNKAMEVNVSEEIVTVEEVVEIKTESETEKDQVEEEQSKGTDFQETDANEEAEEVEPQSEEETSKAPSKEDDEKVLEIHTPVQVVLQTAQEIEEPLVEVEAVTEIDSAKAESTASEDKPATLIEECQLTTSAEMSAPCQVTLAEPNHQNAEKSSSVKCAEVMAQVIEVIEEAVKEIEPLSTEITTAS, encoded by the coding sequence GTTGAAGAGAAAAGTACAGCCGAAAAAATAGAGGTCGATTCAGAAGCATCAACTGTTAAGGCCGAAGTCAATGGAGATGCTGACAAAGCTGAGACTGCTGATGCTCCAGCTGAAGACACTGCCATTGAAGTTATTGATGAAAAAGtgaaggagggagaaactgagAAGGAAACAGAGACTACTCAACCTGTCCAGGAGACCACCTTGTCTTCTTTCAGAAAACTCTTCAATGGAGGGCTTTTCTCAAACCTGAGAAAGAAAGCAAGCATCAAGAAgacaaaagatgaagaagacaagGAAACAGCTGTTGAAGAAGAGACAGTCAAATTAGAAGAAACTTCTGCTACAGTGGAAGAGAAGGTTGAGAAGGACGAGGTGGAGCAGGAACCCAAGGAAGCAGTACCAGTAACTACTgttgaagaagaaacagaaccaAAGGAGGCAACATTAGAGGTAGTAAAATCAGAGACTGACTCATCTGTGATGGCTGAAACACCTGCTGAAACACCTGCTGAAACTACTACTACTGAAGAGCCCAAACAAGAAAAGGCAAAGGCTGAAGCTTGTGCAGAAGAGGAGAAGGCCCCAGCTGTGGTGTTAGTTGAGCCAGAGCTGCTATCCTCACAAGAGAAATCCAAGCCACAGGGAAGCCCCCTGAAGAAGCTTTTCACTGGTGCTGGCTTAAAGAAACTCTCAACTAAGAAacagaagacaaagaaagataATGAGTCCAAGCTCACTGAGTCTGGGGAACAGGTTACCGAGCAGCTTCAATCCTCCTCTGATTCTGCAGATGCCCCAAAAGCTGAGAGTGGCCCCTCATCCCCAGAAGATTCAGGAGAACATGTAATAGCTGTGGCAGTGCCCCAGACTGAGTCTTCACAAGAGACTGATGTTGAAGTTGCCTCtgatggagagaagaaaaaagagggTATCATTGCATGGTCCTCCTTCAAGAAACTGGTAACACCCAAAAGGCGTGTGAAAAGGTCTTCTGAAAGTGATGATGAAGCCACAAGTGAAAAGCCGGCAAAGACAGCCACTTTGTCTTCTTCTGAGAGTGCAGCATTGGCAGATAAGAGTGTTGAGGAAGAGACTAAGGAGGATAAGCCAACTGAGGAAGAACCAAAGACTGAAAACACTGAGAAACTGCTTAGCAGCACTGAGGAGCCCAAAAAGAAAATGGACACCTCTGTCTCCTGGGAGGCTTTGATGTGTATGGGCGGACCTAAAAAGAGGACCAGGAAGACCTCTGATTCTGATGATGAGGAGACCAAGATTGAGGAGGAGTTGCAAGCACCTGTAGAAGAAGAAGTGGAGAGCAAAACTGAGGCTGCAATAGAAACCTCTCAAAACGCAGAGTGTGAAGGAGAGGTTTCTCCTCCTGAACCTGCAAGCAGCCCCCAGGAGAGGGAGTCTGCCTGGGACACACTAAAACGTATGGTTATGCCAAAGAATAAGGCCAAAAGTGAGGAAAAGCCTGAAGAGTCAACAGAACAAGTCCAGTCAGACAGTGAAGCACCAAAAGACGAGTCATCATTCTCATTGAAGAAGTTCTTGCCTGGACGCAGAAAGAAGAAGTCTGAAAAACAAGCATCTGCAGAACAGGGGTCAGGTGAGGAGGACTCTGATACCCCAGCTGTGGTTCCTCTATCAGAGTATAATGAGCAACCTGTTGAAGCAGAACAGGAAacaccaacagaaccagctgTAGATGTGGTTGCTGAACCAGCTGTGGTTCAGACTAAATTGTCTGCTGAAGAAAGATCTCCATCATGGATCCCAGCCATTGTGGAAGATACTGATCATAAACTTGATGATTTGAGTGACATTCCAGAGGAAGCCGAAAATGCTGTCACACCTAAATCTGTTGACACTGACATAACAGAGGAAGAAATTAAGAGTGAATCTCTGGATGCCATAGAGCAAAAACTATCCATTGCTGAGGTGAAGCCTGTAATTGCAGCTGCAGAAGCTACTCCTGTTCCTCAAGAACCCACACCAGAGAGTGTCACAAAGATTATTGAGGACATAGAAGTTAGTGAAATTCCAACCAAGATAACTGTAACCACTGACGATGTACCAACACAGGTAGTCTCTGAAAAGACAGAATGTCTACTAGAAGCCGAGTCCAAAACCAATATCATCCTGGAGTCACATAGTTGTGAAGACGCTGTAGCCATCTGCACTGGCCTAGAAACCAAGGACATTGCTGAAATAGCCACAGAGGAACCTGTAATACCCATTATAGAGAGTGTTGGCGTGATGTGTGATACTATAAGCACAAATGTACCAGAAGTAGAGCCACAACCAAGTCCAGAGGAAGCCATTGTTACAGAAGATGTAGtggtcatgacccaagtgcAGCAATCTGAAACCATTGTGGTTGAGTCTACTGTTGAAACATCCTTGGGTGAAGTAATGGACATTCAAGAAGCCAGTGAGAACTGTGAAGCTGAAATTGAAACTGCAATGATTGACATAACAGAAGAGAATGAGTTAATCACCCATGTAACTATACCAAGCCAGGAGGTTCCCGTCATCACAGAAACAGTGGTCCTTGTGGCCCCAGAGTCTGACCATGTGCCAACGTCTGAAGTTGTTACTGTCATTGAGACAATTGGCGATGAGCAAATGCAAGTGCAGGAAATCAATGAGAAGGATTCAGCTATAGAGACCATGGAAGCAACTACACTTCAGACGGTAGATTCAGAGGTTTGTGATGTCATTGACCAGGCAACTGAGAAGACGGATGAAATCAAGAAGGAAGTCCAGGAGGAGACTGAAATTGAGGCTCAGAGCATGGTCATTGCCCAGGCTGTCATTCAGGATGCAATGGGTAGAGTGTCAGACAATGCGCCTGAGCCGAATGACCCCACAAATGCTGCAATCACCATACATGAATCAGCTCAAGCTGTAGCAACAACAGAGAAAGAAATTGAGCTCTCAACCGATAATGCTGTTATCAGTGACGTCTCCGTTATGGTAGCCTGTGAAAAGTCACCTGAGACACTCTGTGTTGCCATGGAGGTCATTGACACAGTACTTGTAGAGGATGTAACAAGCCTTGACACTTCTGTagcagaggagaaaagagaagaggagtTGAATAAAGCTATGGAGGTAAATGTAAGTGAAGAGATTGTCACAGTAGAAGAAGTGGTGGAGATAAAGACAGAAagtgagacagagaaagacCAGGTTGAAGAAGAACAGAGCAAAGGCACAGATTTTCAGGAAACAGATGCTaatgaagaagctgaagaagtagAGCCACAATCAGAAGAAGAAACGTCAAAGGCTCCTTCAAAGGAGGACGACGAAAAAGTACTAGAGATTCACACACCAGTCCAAGTGGTCCTGCAGACAGCTCAGGAAATTGAAGAACCATTAGTGGAAgtggaggctgtgacggagatcGACAGTGCCAAAGCTGAGAGCACCGCAAGCGAAGACAAACCCGCAACTCTGATAGAGGAATGTCAACTGACAACGTCAGCAGAGATGTCCGCTCCTTGTCAAGTCACACTGGCAGAACCCAACCACCAGAACGCAGAGAAATCATCATCCGTAAAGTGTGCAGAGGTGATGGCACAGGTGATCGAAGTGATCGAGGAGGCAGTCAAGGAAATCGAGCCTCTGTCCACAGAGATCACAACAGCATCATGA